The Triticum aestivum cultivar Chinese Spring chromosome 7B, IWGSC CS RefSeq v2.1, whole genome shotgun sequence genome window below encodes:
- the LOC123160938 gene encoding carboxyl-terminal-processing peptidase 3, chloroplastic, whose amino-acid sequence MEMVECSLAASRAARHVPGRVPRSPAPVLGVGAGRARLRVRSERREQPPPVVRASAPPERDGGALGKAAAGLAAAAVVSLTGFAGDLAPPPALAESLTVAFPVSKAREVNRVQRTLVEAWGLIRETFVDPTFNHQDWDQKLQQTMVEMFPLKSADAAYGKISGMVSTLGDPFTRIITPKEYQSFRIGSDGNLQGVGIFINRDPASGRLLVMNCIEGGPADRAGIREGDELVEINGNSVLGLDVEAVAQRLRGRAGTTVEVKLLDGTGNERSGRIKQKEVQLSREVINLSPLSTAIISHRSGDGHEGKTGYVRLAAFSQTAAAEMGRAIKKMEDQGVQSYILDLRNNPGGLVTAGLDVAQIWLDGDETLVNTVDREGNVQAINMVQGQSLTHDPLVVLVNEESASASEILAGALHDNGRAILVGHKTFGKGRIQSVTELDDGSALFITVAKYLSPALHEIDHVGIQPDIQCTADALSLPRAPSLTGNNEAASLEMDSCIMVAEQALEIQQSKGSAS is encoded by the exons ATGGAAATGGTTGAGTGCTCCCTGGCCGCCTCCCGCGCCGCGAGGCACGTGCCCGGCCGGGTCCCGAGGTCCCCGGCGCCGGTTCTTGGTGTTGGCGCCGGGAGAGCCAGGCTCCGGGTGCGGTCGGAGAGGCGGGAGCAGCCTCCGCCGGTCGTCAGGGCCTCCGCGCCGCCGGAGCGCGACGGTGGGGCGCTGGGGAAGGCGGCTGCGGGGCTCGCTGCCGCTGCCGTGGTGTCGCTGACCGGCTTCGCCGGGGACTTGGCCCCGCCGCCGGCGCTGGCCGAGTCGCTCACGGTCGCCTTCCCCGTCTCCAAGGCCCGAGAG GTGAACCGGGTGCAGAGGACGCTGGTGGAGGCATGGGGGTTGATCCGCGAGACCTTCGTCGATCCCACCTTCAACCACCAAG ACTGGGACCAGAAACTTCAGCAGACGATGGTGGAGATGTTCCCGCTGAAATCAGCAGACGCCGCCTACGGCAAGATCAGTGGGATGGTGTCCACGCTAGGCGACCCCTTCACAAGGATCATCACCCCCAAG GAATATCAGAGTTTCAGGATCGGAAGTGATGGGAATTTGCAAGGGGTTGGCATATTCATAAATAGGGACCCTGCCTCAGGACGCTTG CTTGTTATGAACTGCATTGAGGGAGGCCCAGCCGACCGAGCGGGCATACGTGAAGGCGATGAGCTAGTTGAGATCAATG GGAATAGTGTTTTGGGGTTGGACGTGGAAGCTGTGGCTCAGAGACTTAGAGGTCGTGCTGGAACGACTGTGGAAGTAAAACTATTGGAT GGTACTGGAAATGAAAGGAGTGGTAGGATAAAGCAAAAAGAG GTCCAGCTATCTCGTGAGGTTATCAATCTTTCACCTCTATCAACGGCAATTATTTCCCATAGATCGGGTGATGGGCATGAGGGCAAGACTGGGTATGTTAGGTTAGCTGCATTTTCTCAG actgctgctgctgaaaTGGGAAGGGCCATTAAAAAGATGGAAGATCAAGGTGTCCAGTCATATATTTTAGATCTGCGGAATAATCCA GGTGGTTTAGTAACAGCTGGTCTTGACGTGGCTCAAATTTGGTTAGATGGAGATGAAACTCTAGTGAACACCGTTGACCGTGAGGGCAATGTGCAAGCAATAAATATGGTCCAAGGCCAATCTTTAACACATGATCCTCTTGTGGTGCTT GTCAACGAAGAAAGTGCCAGTGCAAGCGAAATTTTGGCTGGGGCATTGCATGACAATGGCCGTGCTATTCTGGTAGGCCACAAAACCTTCGGTAAAGGAAGAATACAG AGCGTGACAGAGCTGGACGATGGCTCTGCTCTATTCATCACGGTTGCAAAGTATCTCTCTCCGGCACTGCACGAAATCGACCATGTCGGGATCCAACCGGACATACAATGCACCGCTGACGCGCTATCGTTACCGAGAGCGCCTTCGCTCACCGGGAACAACGAGGCCGCAAGTTTGGAGATGGACTCGTGCATTATGGTGGCGGAGCAGGCGTTGGAGATTCAGCAATCGAAGGGTTCCGCTTCGTAG